One Vibrio tapetis subsp. tapetis DNA segment encodes these proteins:
- a CDS encoding YceI family protein translates to MKKTLLTLGLAVSALLPLHASAADYKIDTSGAHASINFKVSHLGYSFIKGRFNTFDGDFSYDENNVAASSIKVNVDTRSLDSNHSERDKHIRSGDFINASKFSTATFESTEVVDKGKGMLEVKGNLNLHGVTKPIVIEASFIGEGKDPWGGYRAGFVGSTRLELADFNIPVMGSSSYVDMEMHVEGIRK, encoded by the coding sequence ATGAAAAAAACACTACTTACACTAGGCTTAGCGGTTTCTGCTCTGCTTCCGTTACATGCTTCGGCTGCGGATTATAAGATTGATACTAGTGGCGCTCACGCTTCAATCAACTTTAAGGTAAGCCACTTAGGTTATAGTTTTATCAAAGGTCGATTCAATACTTTTGATGGTGACTTTTCATATGATGAAAATAACGTTGCGGCCTCGTCTATTAAAGTTAACGTTGATACTCGCAGTTTAGACTCCAATCATTCAGAGCGTGATAAACACATTCGCAGCGGTGACTTTATTAATGCTAGTAAATTTTCTACGGCAACGTTTGAAAGTACTGAAGTCGTAGACAAGGGTAAAGGGATGCTGGAAGTAAAGGGTAACCTTAACTTGCACGGCGTAACCAAACCGATTGTTATTGAAGCTTCGTTTATTGGTGAAGGCAAAGACCCGTGGGGCGGATATCGCGCCGGTTTTGTTGGCTCAACTCGATTAGAACTTGCCGACTTTAATATTCCAGTGATGGGTTCATCAAGCTACGTTGACATGGAAATGCACGTGGAAGGTATCCGTAAGTAA